CATTCCCGTTTAGGTCATCCGGGACATGCAATTCTTAGTAGTCTGCGTAGTAGTAATCTTATCAAATGTAATAAGGCTTCAAACGATATTTGTCATTCTTGCCCATtgggaaaattaataaaaacgCCTTTTACAGATTCTTTATCTCATACTACTATGCCTTTTGACATTATTCACAGTGATTTATGGACATCTCCGATTCTTAGCTCACTTGGTCATAAGTATTATGTTCTCTTTCTTGATAATTACACGAATTTTTTATGGACGTTTCCTATTTCTTCTAAATCTCAAGTCTATAATCTTTTTATTCGTGTCCGAACTTATATTCGAACTCAATTTGAGAGAGAAATTAAAGCTTTCCAATGTGATAACGGCCGTGAATTTGAAAATGATCCCTTTAAGcaattttgtcaaaaatatgGAATGCATTTTAGATTCTCATGTCCATACACCTCTCCTCAAAATGGCAAATCGGAACGAAAAATTAAAACGATTAACAATGTTGTTCGTACGCTCCTTTGTCATGCTTCTATGCCTCCTTCTTTTTGGCATCATGCACTTGAAATGGCTACATACCTTCACAATATCATGCCCACAAAAATACTTGGTTATAAATCACCTACTCAGATCTTATATCAAAAAACTCCGGATTATTCACATCTACGTGTCTTTGGGTGTTTATGTTATCCTTTGATTCCCTCTTCCAAGATAAATAAACTCCAATCCCGGTCTACTCCATGTGTCTTTCTTGGATATCCATCCAATCATAGGGGGTATAAGTGTTTTGATATGTCGAGTCGTCGTATTATAATAGCCAAGCATGTGTGGTTTGATGAGTCGGTTTTTCCATTCTCTAAGGTACACACTCCCCTCCCTCATACATATGATTTCTTAAGTGACACTTCCAGTCCTTCGGACATTCCTATGTATCGTTCTATTCTTGAGTCGGGTATTGCTCCCTTGGATGCTACTTCACAGCCTGTACCGCACCCCACCCGCGGCCAGGACACCCATACCGCAGCCAGCCCGCAGCCTACCCTGCCTTCCCCTTCCCCGCAGCACACTCGCGACCATACCCAGCAAACCGCGACCCTCCTGCGGAACCCCCTGCAGCAAGGCAGTGGCAGCCTACCTCCTGTACCCGCTGCTAATGCCGAGCTGCACTCCCACCCCAGCCAACCGTGCACTCCACCTGTCAACGTACAGCAGGGGATGCACCCTTTTGTACCCGCTGCCAATGATAGGCAACCACCACCTTTTGCCATCACATCATCCTCTTCCCACTCCTCTCAACCATCGCATTCCATGAACACCCGTAGCAAACATGGAATTTTTAAACTGAATCCTAAATACCATGACCAGGCCAATCATACTACTACCTCCATATCACCCATTCCGAAGAACCCTGTTCAGGCCATTCGTGACCATAATTGGAAAATTGCTATGCAGGAAGAGTATGATGCTCTTATTAAAAATGGTACTTGGGATTTAGTCCCGCGACCGTCTGATGTCAATATTATTCGGTCTCTATGGATTTTTCGGCATAAGACTAAGTCTGATGGTTCTTTTGAAAGACATAAGGCTCGTCTTGTTGGTGATGGTAAGACACAGAGGGAAGGTATTGACTGTGATGAGACTTTTAGTCCGGTTGTTAAACCAGCTACTATTCGGGTGGTGCTTAGTATTGCTTTATCCAAGTCTTGGCCAATTCATCAATTGGATGTTAAAAATGCTTTCTTACATGGTAATTTAAATGAGACTGTTTACATGTACCAACCAATGGGGTTCAAGGATCCTAGTCGACCTGATCATGTTTGTCTTCTCCGTAAGTCTCTCTACGGTCTCAAACAAGCCCCCCGAGCTTGGTATCAAAGGTTTGCTGATTTTGTGGCGTCCATTGGATTTTCCCATAGCAAATCTGAtaattcattgttcatttttcGCCATGGTACTGAAACTGCTTTTATCctactttatgttgatgatattatcTTAACTGCTTCTTCAGAATTTCTTAGGCTTCGAATTATTTCTCGCCTTGCATCTGAatttgctatgaaagacttgggtccaCTGAGCTATTTCTTAGGTATTGCTGTCTCCCGGGACAAATCTGGTTTATTTTTGTCTCAAAAGAAATATGCTCAGGATATTATTGCTAAAGCAGGTATGACTTCTTGCAAACCATCTCTTACTCCTGTTGATTCCAAAGGGAAAATGAGTTCTTCATCCGGCGATCTTTATGAGAATGCTACTCACTATCGTAGTCTGTGTGGGGGTTTGCAATACTTGACTTTTACTCGTCCGGATATTTCTTATGCTGTTCAACAAGTTTGTCTGTTTATGCATGCTCCACGGGTTGAGCATATGAATGCTTTAAAGCGTGTTCTTCGCTATGTTCAAGGTACGCTTAACTATGGTTTGCACATGTCTAAGTCATCTGTTAGTTCTCTTTTGTCCTACACGGACGCAGACTGGGGCGGGTGTCCCGACACTCGTCGTTCTACGTCAGGTTATTGTGTGTTTCTAGGTGATAACCTGATATCTTGGTCAGCAAAACGACAACCAACTCTGTCTAAGTCTAGTGCTGAAGCAGAGTATCGTGGGGTTGCAAATGTAGTCTCTGAATCATGTTGGGTTCGAAACTTACTTTTCGAGCTAGGTTTTCCTATTTCCAAGGCTACATTGGTTTACTGTGATAATGTAAGTGCCATCTATCTTTCCAGTAATCCGGTACAACATCAACGTACCAAACATATTGAGATGGACATACATTTTGTTCGTGAGAAAGTTCAACGGGGTGAGGTTCGAGTACTACATGTACCATCTCGTTATCAGCTTGCCgacatttttactaaaagtCTCCCTCGGGTATTATTTGATGATTTCCGGCACAGTCTCAACATTCGTAAATCTCCCGTTTCGACTGCGGGGGTGTGATAGATTATGGAAATAATCTATTTATTGTACAATATCTTTTGGTAAATATTCTAATTAGTTGTCATCTTTTATATTTAGCAATTATCTTTGTAATTGATTATTATCTATGTAATTGATAATAATCTCCGTAATTATCTCTTGCCTAAAATTAGGCTTGTACACTtttgtatatattgattattcagTGAATGAGAATGACACGGCAAACATTCTTTTACAAACCATCCAAAAAGACTAGGCTCAAAAGTTATACACAAGGAACCAGAATCAATAATTTCCCCTGAACATTAAATAATGCCACTAGACTATGGCCTATGTTACATAGTCTATATATGTAGCTAAACAATAATATCACCATATATACTATGGCTTATGATACAAGCAAGTTAGGTATATAAATATCAATGATGAATGAAACTCTATTTTGAGCTAAACAATAATGTCACATTATTTAAGCGCATATTTGTAtgataaaaaattactaaataaaaaatgtacGTAGAAATCTTGATATAGGTCTCTATGAAATTCGATAATTTTTTAACCTAATAGGGTTGTTACACACAAACAAGTTATAGTATATAACAAACTAGGAATTTTAATAACATGCATAATAGTCGATCACTAATATGTTAGTTGCTGATGAAATGACATAAACAGTGAGAATTTATAAAGTTGATCATGTAGTATGATATATTGTTGTTGTCTAATAACAATAGTTAGTACATATTCCAAATGAATCTTATCTAGAATTTGGAGAGGTCCATGCAGATGCAGTAAACAAACTAGTATCCTTCCACCCTAGCCTTAATGTTCCATCACCTTGTACTAGGCTATAACCATGAGCTGGTGGGAACATATTTAGTATCAATTGAGCTTGTGCCATTGAATTTGTACTCATTGGCACTTGAATGAATCCATTTTTTGATAGTTCACTCCTCCAATGCCTAAACTTATCCTCCCCATTTCTTGCTGGCCCTCCAATTGCTAATATGTTATTGATTTCTCTGTAAAGTAGGCCGTGTTCGACACTATGTCTGCTTGAATCATCACTCTCCAAGAAGGCTCCTAACGAGTCGAATATGGTTGAGTAGTAATGGAGGGATCCCACGAATCGGTCCAAGAAACTACCCCCTAGTGCTATTTCTTGTTCTACTAGTGTCACAACTCTTGGTGATAGTTGTTGGAGGAGTCTCATTGTTTTCCAATCAGGGCCAGTGGCATCATACAAAGAGTGTTGCACCCAATGTATGGCTATAGCCTCTCCCCTGCTAATTTTGAACGTTGATATGTCGATTTCCCCTGCTTTCCCCACAATTGGATGGAACTCAAATGACATACCAAGGCGTTTGGCGAAATTGGAAAGTTGTTTTCCTGTCTCAATCAATAGTTCCATTGATGTACCTATTCCTGTCATTGTAACATGTGGAGGCCCTTCCATACGAGTGGCGAGGATGTGAAACAAAGCCGGCCATTGTAGACCTTGCATGATGTCTACATCAATGATATGGACTCTGTCTCGACGATGAAATGCCTCAAGGATTGCTTGGTTAGAGGTGAAATGTGCAAATTTTATGAATGGTGAGATGTTGTTGAAGGCTTGTAAAGCAGTATGAACAGTCTTGTAATTGATCAAAGGGGAACATATACCTAACCATGAGCTGATGACTCTACTAGCCATTGCTTTGGCAAAATAAGCCACTACTCTTT
The nucleotide sequence above comes from Solanum pennellii chromosome 9, SPENNV200. Encoded proteins:
- the LOC107030408 gene encoding protein SCARECROW-like, producing MMKGESELIHQHTPLDQPNEQWDYCSPNHPSKTLITENRANNPDQRNELSQWVEQVTRQLLIEDLPENEFSDTDTTTYHVSALLGELRPNKIARRDSNSEGIGGHQQQQQHEWNSTTHDDHHIARDEMGVKGMSGLDDQGLNLITLLLEGAVAVSVDNLGEAHRVLLELTQMASPYGPSCAERVVAYFAKAMASRVISSWLGICSPLINYKTVHTALQAFNNISPFIKFAHFTSNQAILEAFHRRDRVHIIDVDIMQGLQWPALFHILATRMEGPPHVTMTGIGTSMELLIETGKQLSNFAKRLGMSFEFHPIVGKAGEIDISTFKISRGEAIAIHWVQHSLYDATGPDWKTMRLLQQLSPRVVTLVEQEIALGGSFLDRFVGSLHYYSTIFDSLGAFLESDDSSRHSVEHGLLYREINNILAIGGPARNGEDKFRHWRSELSKNGFIQVPMSTNSMAQAQLILNMFPPAHGYSLVQGDGTLRLGWKDTSLFTASAWTSPNSR